From the genome of Paraburkholderia largidicola:
TCGGCGGTGGCGGTCTGGGCGATCTCGGCATCCGCTACGGATACCAACGCTTTTTGCCGGAAGTGATGTTGACGGTCGTCGTGATTCTGATCGTCTTCGTGCAACTGGTGCAGTCGTTCGGGGATTGGCTCGTGCGTCGTTTGAGCCACAAATAAACACTTTCAAAAAGACAAAGGTTTGGTCATGCAACGTCGTTTCATTCTGAAGGCCGCCGCCGTGCTGGGCGCGGCATCGCTCATCGGCTTCGGTACGTCATCGCTCGCATTCGCCGACGAATCGATCAAGGTCGGCGTGACGGGCGGCCCGCACGCGCAAATCATGGACGTCGTAAAGACGGTCGCGGCGAAGAACGGCCTGAACATCAAGGTGATCGAGTTTTCGGACTACGTGCAACCGAACGCGGCGCTCGCGGGCGGCGACCTCGACGCGAACAGCTATCAGCACGACCCGTATCTGCAGGCACAGGTGAAAGACCGCGGCTACAAGCTGATCAGGATCGCGGACACCGTGACCTATCCGATGGGCATCTATTCGAAGAAGGTGAAGACGCTCGCCGAACTGCCGGCGGGCGCGAAGATCGCCGTGCC
Proteins encoded in this window:
- a CDS encoding MetQ/NlpA family ABC transporter substrate-binding protein, with protein sequence MQRRFILKAAAVLGAASLIGFGTSSLAFADESIKVGVTGGPHAQIMDVVKTVAAKNGLNIKVIEFSDYVQPNAALAGGDLDANSYQHDPYLQAQVKDRGYKLIRIADTVTYPMGIYSKKVKTLAELPAGAKIAVPNDPTNGGRALLLLQKQGLLKLKADAGLKATPLDIVDNPKKLKIVELDAAQIPRSLGDVDAAAINTNFAMEAGLKPKQDAIAIEDPKGPYVNVIAIREADRNKPWVAKLVAAYHSPEVKQFIESKFGGAVIASW